TCGAATTCTTCGCACCCTGTCCTCGTGGACTGGAAGAGGCGCTTGCCGCCGAACTGGCCGAGCTGGGACGTCTGGCGCCGGTATCGGTTGGCAAACAGGTGCCGGGTGGCGTGCATTTCGCCGGCCCGTGGGCGGCCGGCATGGCGGCCAACCTGCATTCGCGCATCGCGAGCCGTGTCCTGCTGCGTGTGGCCCAGCAGGGTTATCGCACGGAACAGGACATCTACGAATTCGCCCTGCGTCAGCGCTGGGAAGAGTGGTTCGGCTATCAGCAGACCCTGCGTGTGGATGTCACCGGTATCAAGGCGCCGGTGCGCAGCCTCGAGTTCGTGACGTTGCGCATCAAGGACGCCGTGTGCGATCGTCTGCGCGAGAAGACTGGCTCGCGGCCGAACATCGATACGTCGGAACCCGACGTTCGCGTGTTCGCCTTCCTGACGGCGACTGACGCCACGCTGTATCTCGACACCTCCGGCGAAGCGCTGTTCAAACGCGGTTGGCGTCTGGACAAGGGCGCCGCGCCGTTGCGCGAGAACCTGGCCGCCGGCATTCTGCGACTGGCCGGCTGGCGCACCGATACGGCCGCCGACATGGTGCTGTACGACCCGATGTGCGGCAGCGGCACCTTCCTCGCCGAAGCCGCACAGATTGCGCAAGGCGTCCCTGCGGGCGCGGGCCGTCGCTTCGGTTTCGAGAAACTCAAGGGCTACGACATCACGGCATGGCAGGCACTGAAAGTGCAGGCGACAGAGGCGCAGCGCGACGCGCGCGTGCGTGGTGTGCCGTCGACCATTTTCGGCAGCGATATTTCGGGGGACATGCTGGTCAAGTCGCGCGCCAATCTGGAGCGCGCCGGCGTGGGTGACATCGGCCTGAAGCAGGTGGATGCCCGCGATATGTCGCCGCCGGTGGATCGGCCGGGGATCATCATCGCGAATCCGCCGTATGGCGAGCGTATCGAGGTGCGCGGTCGTCGTGCGCCGCGTGATGGACGTGATGGACGCGATAGTCGCGACGGTCGTGACGACGACGAGCGTTATTCGCCCGACGTGCAAGGCAACCGTGGCGGTTTCCAACGGAATCAGCCGGACGGCGTGGATGCCGAGTTCTTCCGTGCCTTTGGCGACGCCCTCAAACAACGTTTCACCGGCTGGAGCGCGTATTTGCTGACGGCCGACATGAGCCTGCCGGGGCAGATGCGTCTGCGCGAATCGCGCCGCACGCCGCTGTACAACGGTGCGCTCGAATGCCGCTTGTTCCGCTTCGACCTGATCGCCGGTTCGGTGCGCAAGCGTGGCGATAGCGAAAGCAAGGGCGAAGACAGCGCACCGCAAGCGTAAGCGCATCGTTGCTCGAGGGTAAAAAAGACCGGCGATTGCCGGTCTTTTTGCTTTCCGGGCGACGTGAATCGGGCGAGGTTACCGGCTACCTTCGGAGGAAACCGTGAGCCGATCACCGGGGGGCGGTGATGCGTTTGGCGATAAGGTCGGCGGCGGCGCGACGCGCACTGCCCGTCGCCGGGACGTCGACGCCTCGTGGCGGTCCCGCAACTCGCTCGGCCGGATGGGCGCTTGGGCCGGATCGAATGTCAGGTTGTCGGGGTCGGAGAGATCGCTGTCGTAGTCAGGGCCGGTGCGGGCAGGATGGCCCGCAAGGTCGAGGCAACCGATCAGCGTCACGTTCCTGAGCCAACGCTCCGTTTCGCAGGTCACCGGATTGTGAGACACGATGTCGTCGCGGAAGGTCGCACCGCGCGGGTCCGGAGATATCTCCCAGAGACCGTTACGCACTTCCCAATGCGGCCAGACCTGCCCGGTAGTGCCGTGATGCGTGTGCGCCAAAGCCTGATACGCGCGGCGGCAGGCGTCGCGCACGCAGTCGTCGTCCGTCCGATCCATGGTCGCGATTTCAAGCAGTTCTCTGAGACTTCCCGTCTCACTCGTCGACGCGCTGTAGAAATATACCCACTTGTTGGTGACGT
This window of the Pandoraea fibrosis genome carries:
- a CDS encoding THUMP domain-containing class I SAM-dependent RNA methyltransferase, which translates into the protein MASFEFFAPCPRGLEEALAAELAELGRLAPVSVGKQVPGGVHFAGPWAAGMAANLHSRIASRVLLRVAQQGYRTEQDIYEFALRQRWEEWFGYQQTLRVDVTGIKAPVRSLEFVTLRIKDAVCDRLREKTGSRPNIDTSEPDVRVFAFLTATDATLYLDTSGEALFKRGWRLDKGAAPLRENLAAGILRLAGWRTDTAADMVLYDPMCGSGTFLAEAAQIAQGVPAGAGRRFGFEKLKGYDITAWQALKVQATEAQRDARVRGVPSTIFGSDISGDMLVKSRANLERAGVGDIGLKQVDARDMSPPVDRPGIIIANPPYGERIEVRGRRAPRDGRDGRDSRDGRDDDERYSPDVQGNRGGFQRNQPDGVDAEFFRAFGDALKQRFTGWSAYLLTADMSLPGQMRLRESRRTPLYNGALECRLFRFDLIAGSVRKRGDSESKGEDSAPQA